One Brassica napus cultivar Da-Ae chromosome C4, Da-Ae, whole genome shotgun sequence genomic region harbors:
- the LOC125586151 gene encoding uncharacterized protein LOC125586151 codes for MPVPESLIDDAFVSERLRVEFPNGEDGEPSITIEPEVLEAMNGMWKQCMIVRILGRNVPISALSKKLRELWNPKGGMYVMDLHRQFFMVRFEKEDEYLAALTGGPWRAFGSYLMVRAWSPEFDPLRDDIVTTPVWIRLTNILVNFYHRSILMGIAKGLGKPVCVDLTTLKFERARFARVCVEVNLAKPLKGTILINGERNFVAYEGLAEICSKCGIYGHLVHGCPRTIAEKLAEVAIQTEAQSAMRSPTRQEPIVQENGFTPARSSRRGTHILPRLVNGRTAEAGGETDRNVQEIPRTGGITNIAISNKFGSLELDTDQSESREEIVSGEENKENQIMNIKRNENKEISQGKETLIFGGKVNIRKDSKMVNKEKWAGKKVVEGARGRPKNLNNKPARGLVFGPTKGEVSLSESGK; via the coding sequence ATGCCGGTTCCAGAGAGTTTGATTGATGATGCGTTTGTATCTGAGAGGCTACGAGTGGAGTTTCCGAATGGAGAGGATGGAGAACCATCGATTACGATTGAGCCGGAAGTTTTAGAAGCGATGAATGGGATGTGGAAGCAGTGTATGATTGTTAGGATTTTGGGAAGGAACGTCCCGATCTCTGCCTTGAGCAAGAAGCTAAGAGAGTTATGGAACCCTAAAGGAGGAATGTATGTAATGGACCTACATAGACAATTTTTTATGGTTCGTTTTGAGAAGGAGGATGAATATTTGGCGGCACTGACAGGGGGTCCATGGAGGGCTTTTGGCAGTTATCTCATGGTGAGAGCTTGGTCGCCGGAGTTCGATCCATTAAGAGATGACATCGTTACGACGCCGGTTTGGATCAGGTTGACAAATATTCTAGTGAACTtttaccatcgatcgatcctcATGGGTATTGCTAAGGGTTTGGGTAAACCAGTTTGTGTTGACCTGACCACATTGAAGTTTGAAAGAGCAAGGTTTGCGAGAGTTTGTGTAGAAGTTAATCTTGCAAAGCCGTTGAAAGGGACAATCCTAATTAACGGAGAGAGAAACTTTGTAGCTTACGAAGGGTTAGCTGAGATCTGTTCAAAGTGCGGAATTTATGGACACTTGGTTCATGGATGCCCAAGAACAATTGCGGAAAAATTGGCTGAAGTAGCTATACAGACGGAGGCACAGTCAGCTATGCGATCACCCACTAGACAAGAACCAATAGTGCAAGAGAATGGTTTTACTCCGGCGAGGAGCTCAAGAAGAGGGACGCATATACTGCCTCGACTAGTGAACGGCAGGACTGCGGAAGCCGGCGGGGAGACAGACAGGAATGTCCAAGAGATCCCGCGGACCGGGGGAATCACAAACATTGCGATATCCAACAAATTTGGTAGTTTAGAGCTGGATACAGATCAAAGTGAATCAAGAGAAGAGATTGTGTCTGGCGAGGAGAACAAGGAGAATCAGATTATGAACATCAAAAGAAATGAGAACAAGGAAATTTCACAAGGGAAAGAGACTCTAATCTTTGGAGGGAAGGTGAATATAAGAAAGGATTCGAAAATGGTGAACAAGGAGAAATGGGCTGGGAAGAAAGTAGTAGAAGGAGCACGAGGAAGGcccaaaaatttaaacaataaacCCGCTAGAGGTTTGGTGTTTGGGCCCACTAAAGGGGAAGTCAGTCTATCGGAGTCGGGGAAATGA
- the LOC125586350 gene encoding uncharacterized protein LOC125586350, with protein MRKRSRQTEDMVEMDMVSPMRSMMKRRRQTEDIMETDVVSPHISETLLVSQPQCCKTTDCGSSNSAGCPFQALGEHLTGVKLSTNNKDKRICIVASHPSSGLSFTLTWVNNYADEEAAAVQG; from the exons ATGAGGAAGCGTAGCAGGCAGACTGAGGATATGGTTGAAATGGACATGGTATCACCTATGAGAAGCATGATGAAACGTAGAAGGCAGACAGAGGATATCATGGAAACGGACGTGGTATCACCTCATATTAGC GAAACGCTCTTGGTTTCTCAACCACAATGCTGTAAAACAACTGACTGTGGATCAAGTAACTCTGCTGGTTGTCCATTtcaagctcttggcgagcactTGACCGGAGTGAAATTGTCAACAAATAATAAAGACAAACGAATCTGCATTGTTGCCTCCCATCCATCAAGTG GTTTATCATTCACCTTAACTTGGGTAAATAACTACGCTGATGAAGAAGCTGCTGCTGTACAAGGCTGA